Proteins from a single region of Cydia amplana chromosome 17, ilCydAmpl1.1, whole genome shotgun sequence:
- the LOC134655995 gene encoding uncharacterized protein LOC134655995 encodes MASTRTNTIPCSVYGCRNNKKNKQLSFFSLPTDYSDISNNARFITRLRNRWLKIIDRTDLLEKKDLKPRNYVVCSAHFEKDMIIQTPRLKPEALPTKYIPEVSDNSTSNTETTREVSTQANCEVNITCIKEDVLSITVETQTDRERIDEAQTSIGLSTGTLRKRKLRTGLPDPEENRRKLEIVKKKIMRLRKIEKELEADTSRSGWEIVDM; translated from the exons ATGGCTTCGACACGAACCAACACCATACCTTGCAGTGTCTATGGGTGCAGGAACAACAAAAAGAATAAACAATTATCGTTCTTCTCTCTTCCCACAGACTA CAGTGACATTTCTAACAATGCCCGTTTCATAACAAGATT ACGTAACAGATGGTTAAAGATCATAGATAGAACTGAcctattagaaaaaaaagattTGAAACCAAGAAACTATGTAGTGTGTTCcgctcattttgaaaaagaCATGATTATACAGACGCCGCGCCTAAAACCAGAAGCATTGCCTACTAAGTATATTCCGGAAGTGTCTGATAATTCTACGAGTAACACTGAAACAACCAGGGAAGTATCAACACAAGCGAATTGTGAAGTTAATATAACATGTATTAAAGAAGATGTCTTATCTATAACGGTAGAAACACAAACAGATAGAGAAAGAATTGATGAAGCGCAAACATCTATTGGTCTTTCTACGGGCACACTAAGGAAAAGGAAACTTCGGACAGGACTACCGGACCCTGAGGAAAATAGAAGAAAATTAGAAATAGTTAAGAAGAAAATAATGAGACTACGGAAAATTGAAAAAGAACTTGAAGCTGACACTTCTCGCTCTGGGTGGGAAATTGTAGACATGTGA